The genomic segment GCTCACGCCGCGCGGAACGCTATCGTCCCCGTCTGGCGGGATGTCGATCGTCGTTCCGCCGCGCCCTCGGGGGGAGGGAAGGAAACCCGAACCGATGCCCGTACCCATGCCCGTGCCCGTACCGCAGCGACGCGCCGAACCCGCTGCGGACGCCACCCATGGTGCCGACCTCATCCTGCTGGTGATCGAGGACGACCCGGCGGGCACCTTCACCGTCCCGGAGCTGCCGACCACGAGCGGGGCGCGCATCCGCATCCGTACCGCGCGCAACCTCACCGAGGCCGGCCGACTCCTCACCGACGACGTCGACTGCGTCCTGCTCGACCTGGCGCTGCCGCTGGGCGGCGAGGCGCGCGACACGGCCGACGACGCGGCGGACCGGCTCGCCACCCTGCTGTACGTGCTGCGGATCGCGCCCCGGCACGCCGTCATCGCCCTCACCGCGGAGGACGACGCGGAGCTGGCCACCGAGGCGGTCAGGATCGGCGCACAGGACTACCTCTTCCGGGACGAGCTGGACGGGCGGCTGCTGAGCCGCACCATCCGGTACGCCGTGGAACGCAAGCGCGCCGACACCGCGCAGCGCCAGCTCACCGAGTCCAGGCTGCGCGCCCAGGAGAACGCCCGGCTGGAGCGGGGCCTGCTGCCCACACCGCTGCTCCAGGGTTCCGACCTGTGCTTCGCCGCGCACTACCGGCCCGGCCGCAGCCGCGCGCTGCTGGGCGGGGACTTCTACGACACGGTCCGTACCGCCGACGGCACGGTCCACGCCATGATCGGCGACGTCTGCGGGCACGGCCCGGACGAGGCGGCGCTCGGTGTGGAGCTGCGGATCGCCTGGCGGGCGCTGACCCTCGCGGGACTCTGCGGCGACCAGTTGCTGTCCACGCTCCAGCAGGTCCTCGAACACGAGCGGCAGAGCGACGAGATCTTCGCGACGCTCTGCACCGTCGACATCGCTCCGGACGGCCGCCGGGCGGGGCTCTGCCTGGCCGGTCACCCCGTGCCACTGATCGCGCGCCAGGGACGGGCGGCGCAGTTGCTCCCGTACGAGGAGGGCGGCCCGGCCCTCGGCCTGCTGCCGCACGCCCGCTGGCCACGCC from the Streptomyces sp. AM 4-1-1 genome contains:
- a CDS encoding response regulator, whose protein sequence is MPVPVPQRRAEPAADATHGADLILLVIEDDPAGTFTVPELPTTSGARIRIRTARNLTEAGRLLTDDVDCVLLDLALPLGGEARDTADDAADRLATLLYVLRIAPRHAVIALTAEDDAELATEAVRIGAQDYLFRDELDGRLLSRTIRYAVERKRADTAQRQLTESRLRAQENARLERGLLPTPLLQGSDLCFAAHYRPGRSRALLGGDFYDTVRTADGTVHAMIGDVCGHGPDEAALGVELRIAWRALTLAGLCGDQLLSTLQQVLEHERQSDEIFATLCTVDIAPDGRRAGLCLAGHPVPLIARQGRAAQLLPYEEGGPALGLLPHARWPRRQVELGGSWSLMMYTDGLIEGHVAPGDPRRLGQDGMIDMINRQLEQGLGGDELLKAAVTRVRDLNGGELADDVAVLLLDRDQERIRQRARGVPRARSAASVSPANAQRPPL